The genomic region CTTCCTCGATGTGCTGCTCGGTGCGGCCCGCGCGGGCGTAGGCCAGCAGGCCGTTGATGAGGTCTTCGAGGCGGCTGAGACGGCCTTTCATCATGTCCAGGTACTGGCGCATCTGCTCGCTCAGCTCGCCGTGCAGCTCGTCCTCAATCCACTTGACCACCGTCATCACGCCCCGCAGCGGCGCTTTCAAGTCGTGGGAGGCTACGTAGGCAAACTGGTCCAGCTCCAGGTTGCGGTTTTTGAGAGCCGTGAAGTTCTCATCGAGCGTCTGGGTCATGCGGTTGAGCGAGGTGGCCAGCTTGCCCAGCGTGTCGCGCTGCTGGTCCTGGCTGATCTTCACGCTGAAGTCGCCCTGCACCACCTGGTTGGCCAGGTTCTCAATGATTTCGATGCGCTGGGCCGTGTCGTCGTTCACGGTGGTCAGCTGTTGCTGCAGGCGCTGGTTGGCGCGCAGCTCGCGCGAGATTTTCGAGAACAGCCACAGCACAATCAGCACGGCCAGCACCGCCGACACGACGATGGCCAGCGGGCTGGTGTTTTCGTAGAAATCCTGGTTCTGGCGGCGCTGGTCGAGCAGAACCGTTTCGTCCACCGTTATTTCATCCAGCAGCCGCCGGATATCGTTCAGCGTGTTTTTGTCGGCCAGCACCAAGTCGCGGGCGGCCTCAAGCGAGGCTGGCGCGCGCTGCCACTTGGTGAGCAGGGCCCGCTCAAAGGCAATCAGCTGCCGCAGGCTGTCGAGGCGGCCCTGCTGCGTGGGGTTGTCGCGGGTGAGCAGCAGCAGCGAGTCGAAGTTGCGCAGGGCGCCGTCGAGGCTGCTCTGCACCTCGTCCAGGCGGGTGGTGTCGTTCAGCAGCAGGTAGTTGCGCACGGCCAGCTGGGCGTCGCGGGTGCGCATGCGCATGTCGGAGGTGTGCTGCATCACCTGGTAGGTGTGCTCCACCTGCCGCGTGTAAAAGCTCAGTTGCTGAATGCTGCGGTAGGCCAGCAGCGAGGTGAGCGTGAGCACCAGCAGCGCCACCGTGAAGCCGAGAAGAATCTTGGTATTGAGTTGTAGCCGCATCTGCAGGAAAAAGGCGAAACCGAAAGTCAGCACGCTTACGCGCCTGCAAGGATAACGGTTGGGGCACGGAAAAGCACGCCGCCTCTCGGCCCCGGTGCTGTATCTTTGGGGCGCCCGCCGGATTGCCGGGCTCGTCTTTCGTTATGCCCGACCTCCTTTCCAGTCCCCAGAACCCGCGCATCAAAAATCTGCTCAAGCTGCAGCAAAAATCGTCGGAGCGGCGCGAGCAGGGCCTCACCATCATTGAAGGCCTGCGCGAGCTGACCATTGCCCGGGCTGCCGGCGTGGCTGTGCCCACGCTGTTTGTGTGCCCCGAGCTAGCCGGCCCCGAGCGGCAGCAGCAGCTGCAGGCCCTGTTTGGAGAAGGCCCGACGGAGTGGTTTGAGGTGTCGAAGGCGGTGTTTGAGAAAGTGGCGTACCGCGAAGGCTCCGACGGCGTGCTGGCCCTGGCGCAGCCGCCGCGCCACACGCTGGCCGGGCTGAAGCTGCCGGCCTCGCCGCTGCTGCTGGTGCTGGAGGCTGTGGAGAAGCCCGGCAACCTGGGTGCCATCCTGCGCACCGCCGACGCCGCCCGCGCCGACGCCGTCATCATCTGCGACCCACGCACCGACCTGTATAATCCCAACGCCATCCGCAGCAGCATCGGCTGCATTTTCACGGTGCCCACCGTAGCCACTACCCGGCAGGAACTGCTCGGCTGGTGCCAGCAGCACGGCATCCGCACCTACGCCGCCGCCCTCACCGACCACGCCCGCCCTTACACCCAGTATGACTTCCGCGGCCCCACCGCCTTCGTGATGGGCACCGAAGCCGACGGCCTCACGCCCGAGCTCATGCAGGCCTGCACCGAAACCATCATCATCCCGATGGGCGGCTACATTGATTCGCTGAACGTGAGCACCGCCACGGCCATCCTCACGTTTGAGGCCGTGCGCCAGCGCGGCTAGACGCCGGGCGCGGCGGCGGTGCGGCGGCGGCGCCACAGCAGCAGGCCGCCGGCCGCCAGCAGGAGCAGCAGGCCCGCCAGCATGGTGCCCACCATCACGCGCAGCGAAACCGGGTAGAGCAGGCTGCCGCCCATAAATACGGCCGCCCCCAGCCACCACAGCGCCTCCAGGCCCCGCGGCCCGGTGCGCAGCGGCACCGCCCGGATGGTTTCGGGCTGTGCGGGCGGGTAGAACACGTACTTGAGCCGGTGGTAGTCGTGCAGCAGCAAACCCAGGGTTAGAATCAGAAAGCCGCAGACAAGGGATGGAGTGCCCCGCCAATCCTCAACTCCCTGCCAGTCCTGAGACCAAGTAAACATAATGATGCCTGCCCATATCGGCACCAGCATCAGGGCTCCCAACAGCGCAAACCGGCCCGTTAGCAGTAACAAACCAATGATCAGTTGCGCTACCCCAATGAATTGGGCGAAAAGCTGCAAGCCATACTTCGCCAGCAAGGTGTGGTTCATCGGTGGGCCCATCAGCCACGGTATCTGGTTGTCGGAGAGCTTGTAGAGGCCGGCGCTCAGCATGAAAGCCCCCAGCAAGAGCCGGACACTTATCAGATATACCCTCCGCAGCCAGCCACCAGTCCAGAGCGTTAGGGCAACCGCCAGAATGGGCAGAACGACGGTGAGGGTATAGAAGAATTCAGGCGCCGGCATAGGGTATCGATAAGATGCTTGGCCGCGAATCAACGCATAAAATGCCAGACGCCCCAGCCCCGGATGCAGCACGCAGGTTGCGCGGTGTTATGGCCGTTTGCCACCTTTGAACTTTCGTACCCGTTTCCCTGCCTTTCTATGGCCATTCAGCACCGCACGTTTCTCGTTCATGGCCGCGTCCAGGGCGTTTTCTACCGCCAGAGCACCGTGCAGCAGGCCCGGCAACTGGGCCTCCACGGCTACGCCCGCAACAACCCCGACGGCACCGTCACCATCGAAGCGGAAGGCCCGGCCGAAGCGCTGGACGCTCTGCAGGCCTGGTGCCACCACGGCCCGCCCGCGGCGCACGTAACTCAGGTGGAGGTATCGGCTGGGCCGGTGCAGCGCTACACTACGTTTGAGGTGCGGCGGTAGCGCTGCACCGGCGCCGGCTTACACGCGGCGTAGCTCCTGCACCTGCACATCCAGCGGATCGGCGGCGTAGAGGAGCGGTGGCCCCAGCGGGGTGGGCAGGCCGTGGCTTTCCACCAGCGTCGAGTCCCACTCCTGCAGCGTGGCTTCCCGCAGCGTCCAGGGCTCGTGCCACAGGCGGCCGCGCCACAAATTATTACCCTGCACGCCTTGCTGCAGGTCGGCGCCGGCCGTGTACAGGCAATACCGCTCCGTGAGAAAATAGGCCAGCGTACCCGGCTGGGCCAGGGGTAATGTCGCGCCCGGCGTCCAGGTAGCCGCGAAGGTGGCGGGGGCCGCGCCCCGGTGGGTGCGCTCGGCCACCGCCCGCAGGCTGCCCGCCGCTTCCGTCAGGCTGATGCGGGCGTGCAGATACGGCAGGTGAAACAAGGTGCGGGCCGCCCACACGCCCAGCGGCTGCGTGGCATCCAGCGACAAAAACCACACGCCGGGCACACCGTCGAGGGTGGCGTAGGTGCGCACGTTAAGCTCGTGCAGGGCACTCAGGCCCGGCACGGCCGGCAGGCCCAGCGGCCGGATGTGGCTCATCGTGAACGGCACCACGCCCAGCCACGCATGCCCCTCAAACGTGTCCACTTCCAGCCGGGCCGGCAGATAGGGGCGGAGCAGCTCGGGCGGCACGGGCCAGTGCGCAAACAGCAGGTTGCTC from Hymenobacter canadensis harbors:
- a CDS encoding acylphosphatase; protein product: MAIQHRTFLVHGRVQGVFYRQSTVQQARQLGLHGYARNNPDGTVTIEAEGPAEALDALQAWCHHGPPAAHVTQVEVSAGPVQRYTTFEVRR
- a CDS encoding DoxX family membrane protein, with product MPAPEFFYTLTVVLPILAVALTLWTGGWLRRVYLISVRLLLGAFMLSAGLYKLSDNQIPWLMGPPMNHTLLAKYGLQLFAQFIGVAQLIIGLLLLTGRFALLGALMLVPIWAGIIMFTWSQDWQGVEDWRGTPSLVCGFLILTLGLLLHDYHRLKYVFYPPAQPETIRAVPLRTGPRGLEALWWLGAAVFMGGSLLYPVSLRVMVGTMLAGLLLLLAAGGLLLWRRRRTAAAPGV
- a CDS encoding TrmH family RNA methyltransferase, translated to MPDLLSSPQNPRIKNLLKLQQKSSERREQGLTIIEGLRELTIARAAGVAVPTLFVCPELAGPERQQQLQALFGEGPTEWFEVSKAVFEKVAYREGSDGVLALAQPPRHTLAGLKLPASPLLLVLEAVEKPGNLGAILRTADAARADAVIICDPRTDLYNPNAIRSSIGCIFTVPTVATTRQELLGWCQQHGIRTYAAALTDHARPYTQYDFRGPTAFVMGTEADGLTPELMQACTETIIIPMGGYIDSLNVSTATAILTFEAVRQRG
- a CDS encoding sensor histidine kinase, translating into MLTFGFAFFLQMRLQLNTKILLGFTVALLVLTLTSLLAYRSIQQLSFYTRQVEHTYQVMQHTSDMRMRTRDAQLAVRNYLLLNDTTRLDEVQSSLDGALRNFDSLLLLTRDNPTQQGRLDSLRQLIAFERALLTKWQRAPASLEAARDLVLADKNTLNDIRRLLDEITVDETVLLDQRRQNQDFYENTSPLAIVVSAVLAVLIVLWLFSKISRELRANQRLQQQLTTVNDDTAQRIEIIENLANQVVQGDFSVKISQDQQRDTLGKLATSLNRMTQTLDENFTALKNRNLELDQFAYVASHDLKAPLRGVMTVVKWIEDELHGELSEQMRQYLDMMKGRLSRLEDLINGLLAYARAGRTEQHIEEVNVAQLVSEITEMVVPLSFRVELADSLPVLHTDRLSLQQVFTNLMSNAAKYHDKEAGTITVGCRDVGKCYEFRVQDDGPGIAPEYHEKIFLIFQTLRDRHTAESTGIGLSIVKKIIDEQKGSIHVESAVGQGAAFVFTWPKEAVK
- a CDS encoding YqjF family protein; this encodes MLPDFSPTPMRSRLHLMRQRWSNLLFAHWPVPPELLRPYLPARLEVDTFEGHAWLGVVPFTMSHIRPLGLPAVPGLSALHELNVRTYATLDGVPGVWFLSLDATQPLGVWAARTLFHLPYLHARISLTEAAGSLRAVAERTHRGAAPATFAATWTPGATLPLAQPGTLAYFLTERYCLYTAGADLQQGVQGNNLWRGRLWHEPWTLREATLQEWDSTLVESHGLPTPLGPPLLYAADPLDVQVQELRRV